GTAAGGAAGCTTGGGGAATAGGGAAATCAAAcactgattggctgccatgggttactgcactagtGCAAACTTGCACATTGTTAGTAAATAAGCATACAATATACAATAGCTGAAAGGGGAAGCTATCATTTACACAGACCTGCcattttcaaataatttactGCAATTAATGTAGGTTTTACAAATGAATTCGTTTAATTTTTGTACATCTTGTATAAGCTCAGGAAGCAAGGTCACTGGCTTTCTGAACTGTTAAAACTTTGTGCATTTGTTGATGCATTTCTAAccagcagcagaaaattccaGCAGGGGCTGCAGCTGCAAATATGCACAACATGTCTCAAtgaccttaatatattgataatgggttgagtgctgaggaacTCAACTGTatttgtatgaatatatatacagttctgggaccagttatgcagaatgctggtGACTTGGGTTTTTCTGGAAATtgaatcttttcataatttagatatagtagaagatcatgtaaacattaaataaagccaatatactggttttgcctccaataaggactaattatatcttagttgggatcaagtacaagctactgttttattattacagagaagaatggagtctatggaagacagcctttccgtaattcagagctttctcgttaatgggtttctggataatgatggatcccttacctgaatatatatatatatatatatatacatatatatatacacacacaccagctTGTAGTTTCCATTCTGTTTGTATAAGCTAATTGCCTGGgtgccagaataaaaaaaaactagataacATTATATAAAACTGCATTCACGGGTAtttaaccaaataaataaatgaccacttttttcactttgcaagaCCTGTGAGCGCAATTTTATATGatgatttatatattgtttttttatatataattcctTCAATCCATAGGTGCCATACCTAATGAAAGTAAGTCTGAGAAAATCTGAGCTAGGTTCTCCAAATACTGAGGGTGAATTCCGTCAGGCCCGGTGCCTTGTTCACAATAACTTTGATATTGAGAATGTTACTGATATTATTGAGGATGTTACTGATGTTATTGAAAATGTTACTAATATTATTGAGTATGTTACTGATGTTATTGAGGATGTTACTGATATTATTGAGGATGTAACTGATGTTATTGAGAATGTTATTGATATGATTGAGGATGTTACTGATGTTACTGAGAATGTTACTGATATTATTGAGGATGTTACTGATGTTATTGAGAATGTTACTGATGTTATAGAGAATGTTATTGATGTTATTAAGAATGTTACTGATATTATTGAGAATGTTACTGATATTACTGAGGATGTTACTGAGGTTATTGAGAATGTTACTGATATTACTGAGGATGTTACTGATGTTATTGAAAATGTTACGGATGTTATTGAGGATGTTATTGATGTTATTGAGAATGTTACTGATATTATTGAGAATGTTACTGATGTTGTTGAGAATGTTACTGAAATGATTGAGGATGTTACTGATGTTATTGAGGGTGTTACTGATATGATTGAGGATGTTACTGATGTTATTGAGGGTGTTACTGATGTTATTGAGGATATTATTGAGGATGTTACTGATGTTATTAAGAATGTTACTGATGTTATTGAGAATGTTACTGATATGATTGAGGATGTTACTGATGTTGTTGAAAATGTTACTGATGTTATTGAAGATGTTACTGATGTTATTGAGAATGTCACTGATGTTATTGAGAATGTTACTGATATTATTGAGGATGTTACTGATGTTATTGAGAATGTTACTGATATTATTGAGAATGTTACTGATATGATTGAGGATGTTACTGATGTTAATAAGAATGTTACTGATGTTATTGAGGATTTTACTGatcatgcacctgatgaaggccggtgtagccgaaacatgttgtgcaggatgTTCTgcgaaataaaatgaaaaacttttaaaGCAAGAAGttgtgctctccggctatttttCTCCTTGATTTGGAATTTGTGCACTCCGGCAGGGGGTCTGCGGCACGTTGAGAGGCACTGAATACACAAACGACTCATATAAGGACAACCTCATAATTTATTTGATGTTATTGAAGAGGTCACTTTCTCTGAAATTATTACTGCTCTTGTGAACCATAAACCTTGGTTCTCCTCAGAGCTTCATCATTTGGTGAAAATCAGAGACAGACAAGGGCTATTTAAGAGGCAATAAGAGCCTATGCAGAGAAGATAAATTGCATGGTCTCACAAGCAGATAAGGGGCTTGTGCAAGTTATTGAGACTATTATGGGTTATAAACCAAGCCTGCTCTGTTTGACAAATTGAATGATTTCATTTTGAGGCAGAGAATGGAGAACCAGTGAGGAAGGTGATCTCCTCAAAGACTCCTCAAAAGACTATGAGGCGGATAACATAGGTATGGTTTTCCAGCTTCTGGATATTTTTACAGATATATCTAAAACTACTAAATTCATTCCAGCACCAACATAAGAGAGCAGTTTCTTGCCTAAATGATTACTGCAGTGCTGTAGTGCTGACACCAAATATTTTGAGAAGCTGGTGCTGAGATATATGAAAACTCAACTTCCCCAGAAGCTAGATCCTCTTTAATTTGCTTATGGGACACATTGTGTTGCAGATGATGTGATTtcaactgcattatatttctctctctcatttGGACAAAAAGGACAGTTGTGTCATTGTTATGTATTGATTTTAGCTCAGCTTTCGACACAGTTATTCCTCACAAACTGGATTGAGGATTTCCTAACTGACCAGCCTCAGTCTGTCTCTATAAGAAACAAGGTCTCTAGAGTCTTTAGATTGGGCACAGGCTCACCCCAGGGCTGCACATTTAGCCCAATGCGGTTTACTCTGTTTACAGAATTCTGGTTCAAATCAATCCAAGAGGCTGGCTGAACTGAACCCTTGAACCCATGTAACTTTAGGCAgggcaggtataggatctgttatctggaaaacccgttatccagaaagctccgaattacggaaaggttatctcccatatactccattttatccaaataatccacatttttaaaaattatttccttttttgtataataaaaaaacaatagcttgtacttgatcccaactaagatataattaatccttattggaggcaaaaccaacctattgggtttatttaatgtttaaatgattttctagttgacttaggGCATGAATATCCAAActttggaaagatcccttatccagaaaactccatgtcccgagtattctggataacaaatccaatGCCTGTATAACTAATTATACAGTAATCTGTAGTCAGTGTTAAATGATATTCAATttagtacagtgtgtgtgtgttttaaaaattaaataacgcttaaaatccaatagaaaattaatttattttcccaaataatctataaatatagaaatatttacaattttaacTTAATATCAAATATATACTCTCTTATAGTCATTGACATCTTTACTTACGCaatacacaaatatttatatatataaaaatgtttgccaTATAAAAAGAGTCtttgatataaaaatgtttttttctcgtATAATTTCCTGTATTGGTTCATTGGAGTGAAGAAGAGTTCAGTAGGGATGATTGGGTAAGCGAGGAGGCCTCACGTTGATAGGCTAGCCTCCCGGCACACTGTCATCACTAGTAGTCTCAATTTACCTCGTAAAAAATTGGTgtacacagaaaataattttttgaatgtCCGTACTGGAAGTGTCTTTCCTTCTGTCTGTGATGTCTGAGCTTCATCCTAAAGGGCAAAATTACAGAGTCAAGTATGGACAACGGTGTATTAGTAAATCTGTTCTACTTTGCTACACTAGGAATGGTCCTATACCCACCCCTCTCCAACTGTCACATTCATAGGACAGTCTTTCTTCATGCACTGATCACAGAAGAAAGGGGTATCTTACTGGTGGGTTGGGAAGAatgtttttaaaccatttttactgTATAGAAAAACCGGCACTGACTGTGAAAAATGTACTGTGGGGGTTCTTGATTATACATTTCCACACACACACCTTATAActgtcctatacactgacacacacacacactataactgtcctatagtataaatgggatatatggggagactgtatcctatacactgacacacacacacacactataactgtcctatagtataaatgggatatatggggagactgtatcctatacactgacacacacacactataactgtcctatagtataaatgggatatatggggagactgtatcctatacactgacacacacacactataactgtcctatagtataaatgggatatatggggagactgtatcctatacactgacaccacacacactataactgtcctatagtataaatgggatatatggggagactgtatcctatacactgacacacacacactataactgtcctatagtataaatgggatatatggggagactgtgtcctatacactgacacacacacacacactataactgtcctatagtataaatgggatatatgaggagactgtatcctatacactgacacacacactataactgtcctatagtataaatgggatatatggggagactgtatcctatacactgtcacacacacacactataactgtcctatagtataaatgggatatatggggagactgtatcctatacactgacacacacacacactataactgtcctatagtataaatgggatatatggggagactgtgtcctatacactgacacacacacacactataactgtcctatagtataaatgggatatatggggagactgtatcctatacactgacacacacacacactataactgtcctatagtataaatgggatatatggggagattgtgtcctatacactgacacacacacacactataactgtcctatagtataaatgggatatatggggagactgtgtcctatacactgacacacacacactataactgtcctatagtataaatgggatatatggggagactgtgacctatacactgacacacacacacactataactgtcctatagtataaatgggatatatggggagactgtgtcctatatactgacacacacacacactataactgtcctatagtataaatgggatatatggggagactgtatcctatacactgacacacacacacactataactgtcctatagtataaatgggatatatggggagacttatcctatacactgacacacacacacactataaactgtcctatagtataatgGGAATatgggagactgtatcctatacactgacacaaccacactataactgtcctatagtataaatggatATATGGGGaggactgtatcctatacactgtcacacacacacactataactgtcctatagtaaaatgggatatatgggagactgtatcctataacactgtacacacacacacactataaactgtcctatagtataaatggatataggggagactgtatcctatacactgacacacacacacactataactgtcctatagtataaatgggatatggAGATTGTGtccctatacactgacacacacacagcactataactgtcctatagtataaatgcgGATATAATGGGGAGACTGTGTCCTattacactgacacacacacactataactgtcctatagtataaatgggatatatgggagactgtgtcctatacactgacacacacacactataactgtcctatagtataaatgggatatatggggagacttgACCtaatacactgacacacacacacactataactgtcctatagtataaatgggatatatggggagactgtgtcctatatactgacacacacacacacctataactgtcctatagtataaatgggatatatggggagactgtatgcctatacactgacacacacacactataactgtcctatagtataaatgggatatatggggagactgttatcctatacactgacacacacacacactataactgtcctatagtataaatggatATATGGGaggactgtatcctatacactgacacacacactataactgtccgtatagtataaatgggatatatggggagactgttatcctatacactgacacacacacacactataacgtcctatagtataaatgggatatatggggagactgtatcctatacactgacacacacacactataactgtcctatagtataaatgggatatatggggagactgtgtcctatacactgacacacacacactataactgtgctatagtataaagaaaaagcCTGCATTTTTTGCCCCCACCAGTTGCAGTATTTGCGTCCCCTGTAGTGACCCCTCTGATTATTCATGACATGTGTTGTCTGTGAGTTTAAGCTACACATTAAGTAACCCATTCAGTACTGAAAGGAATGTCAAACCTGCAAGTTGAGGCTCTTAAATAAATGCACAACACTGCGGATGTCGCTGTGGATTTTTTCAACTTGGAATTTGAGGCTGGCATCTGAGATGAAATCAGTAATTCTTGGGACAGCTTTGGTAAATAAAATGAGACCGTTCCAAACCTCTGCCGCCTGTTGGGACGTCTGCAAGAGAAAGACATTGTTTTGGTGGCTGGTGTGACAAACTGGCATGAACCCAACCCGTTTCTGCAGAAATCCTCTTAAGCGCTGCTTTATACCAGTTATcatctcttccctcctgttacaCGGGAAATGAGCTCTATGtttatttcttcttctgaaaGCTCCATCTTTATGCAATCCTTATATCCAAATTAAAGGGCCAGTTCCCCTTccaacacttgtttcagttcacTTGGtgtcagacagttcaccagaaataaagacttttcccaattactttcttttttctatgtctaactgttcttctaatattgaagtgtaaagtttaatttttcaccttgaccctgtaaactgttttaaattgatccattagttgatacatttctcatctttgtccctgagttttattacaggcagctgttagaattgatacaatagtttctaatactccaaagatgctgctaagaaatgaattaactaaatgttgtaaaattgtaacagtttagagtctgtgcctgaattactgagctgccagactcaaacaccagagacacctacattaaaggggaactctggcttccaaaccaaaatttgatatagaggcccacataacacagaaacccctaatatgccCATCactgttacctgtttcttcaaaaagtctgaataaatggcattttctatgctgaaatccagctgtgtaacagttcttctatttctgcatcattctgaaatcctggcagggactaaacactgatgttacacattgtacttacagacagcatgcaggaactacataacccacaatgcattgcactgggatgttgttttccttattgaaatcacatgtgcagggaattgtggggtttagaggatacaggctgaggacagatggctgtttaaacaaagtaacagtagtcagacagctcagcaaagtagtcagacagctcagcagaAGAGCACgtggggctgggcttagggaactgtcagaaaccattaaaaaagtctgcatattttttaattgatgtatattgcaaagttgcttgaaattatgtttacttttcaaaaggcttaagttatgtttgtgtggagttcctcttcaaactttaaacttagattttgaaaaaaaatgaaagtaattgaaaaaaagtctttatttttggtgaacaatctgaaaacaattgaagtgaaaacagtgtttggaaggtgaaaaagcCCTTTAAAGACTATAGGGCTTATTTTTATCTGGTGAGGGTGCAAGTCCTGGGACACTACGGGCTACAAAATTGCGGCTCCATAAAGCTCAGACATGGAGCACATGCACCTAAATTAGCAGCAGATACAAAGAGAACTGGGTTAGAAATGTAGTTGAAGGTGCAGAGCGCAGGACACATAGGTGCAAGGGAACCCTGTACATATCACCTGTTATAAGTAGGTATTGTTTATAGGGCCGCCCAGTGCCTTCACCTGTAGCCTGTATGTTGTGAAAGATTTGATGAATGTGTGCTCCCCAGTGGCacaactacagaagaagcagaccccgtggAAATAGGGATGGGGGTCACCTTTGTAGGAGGGCGCATGGATCAACACCCACAAATCTTTTCCATGATGGATGACAATTTTCAGGGGTGGGGGTGTGTTGTCCCTGCAGAATTCTGAGGCATAGCTCTTTGCTTTCCTAGAATTGCATCGCACCTTAGCAGAAAAACATGACAGTTTGCTCCCAGTTTTTGTGCTCTACACTTTGCCCTATGTTCTGTCAATGAGCTCACGTATTTTAATCAGCAATTCAGAGCCGTAGCTACAGTTCAGCTCTCATTGGAAAACTTGACAGCGCAATTCTCATGTGAGCCATTTAGGGACCTCGTCAACACGGGGCATTGGGAGCGGAAACAACAACAGATATGAGGGAAATGGATAAAATATCAAGTAGTTGTGTATTTTTCCCAAATGCCTAATGGGGCTGCTGGATGTCAGACGGCACCACACTGTTTATAGCTGGGTCTTGATTAAAGGGAGTGTGTGTCTCTTGTTATTCAAGTGGCGACATTAAGGGCTCCTCCTGTCCCTGTGCCACTGTCATCAGAGGATGTTTGGCATCAACCAAGTGGCCCCTCTGGGAATTAACCCTTTCCTTCACAACTCGGCAAAAATGATCTTTACTCTTCTATCGGCCGTTAAACCAGCATCCCAGCGTATGTTCCACAAATAACCCTGCACAAAAGCATTCCATCCTGTTTTGGGATACAAATAATGTGGAAACTGGAATACGTCACTGTGAgccaaaacaaacatacatacccAATGCTTTCCACTTGTTCCTTTACCAAAGGCACCAGAATTACATAAGTGCATTCCAGGGGTCACCCAGGACCTTTAATTCCAAGAGGGGGCCTAGTGTTGGTGAAAGAGGGTCGGATCAGGATGAATTGGGGCAGAGCCGGGGTACAACTAAGGCCAATGTGATAATCATTCCAACTCTGAGCACATGGTCAACATCATTATTCTGTTAACTGACTTCATACCCAACATTGGACCACATTCAActgagtgagaaaaagttatctcatggtttatcacgtgaaaactcacgGAAGAGATTCGAGGAGGaataacttttctccaaattcaattc
Above is a genomic segment from Xenopus laevis strain J_2021 chromosome 3L, Xenopus_laevis_v10.1, whole genome shotgun sequence containing:
- the epo.L gene encoding erythropoietin isoform X2, whose translation is MTPALSQGCKVLCQDSCNIICQFPEDIMVPETKLNLGEWNKLHTSQQAAEVWNGLILFTKAVPRITDFISDASLKFQVEKIHSDIRSVVHLFKSLNLQDEAQTSQTEGKTLPVRTFKKLFSVYTNFLRGKLRLLVMTVCREASLST
- the epo.L gene encoding erythropoietin isoform X1 → MGVTGLLTLLSMLFVSVKLITCAPYKPVCDKTVMDMFIKEAKEAETAMDSCNIICQFPEDIMVPETKLNLGEWNKLHTSQQAAEVWNGLILFTKAVPRITDFISDASLKFQVEKIHSDIRSVVHLFKSLNLQDEAQTSQTEGKTLPVRTFKKLFSVYTNFLRGKLRLLVMTVCREASLST